From one Solanum stenotomum isolate F172 chromosome 12, ASM1918654v1, whole genome shotgun sequence genomic stretch:
- the LOC125849309 gene encoding phosphoinositide phosphatase SAC6-like, which yields MMEKGDSSQKLYKRMRLWEFPDQYVVEPTDGSSGSCLEISRVDGSMKLIDEIPHCSSLRVPKIRIIFGVIGILKLLAGSYLLVITERESVGSYMGHPIFKVSSMKVFPCDHSLKNTPVEQKKMEAEFSALLNVAEKTPGLYFSYDVNITLSAQRLHDLGDESKLLPLWRQADPRFLWNNYMMEVLIDHKLDPFLLPVVQGSFHNFQAAIGKDIVDVTLIARRCNRRTGTRMWRRGADTDGFVANFVESEQIIQLNGCTASFVQVRGSIPLLWDQIVDLTYKPKFEIVRLEEAPRVAERHFLDLRKKYGNVLSVDLVNKHGGEGRLNEKFANAMQHVDGDDVRYLHFDFHHICGHVHFERLSILYDQIEDFFIKNRYFLLNEKDEKVEVQLGVVRTNCIDCLDRTNVTQSMLGRRMLEFQLRRLGIFDADETISTHSNLDESFKILWANHGDDISIQYSGTPALKGDFVRFGKRTVQGIVNDGRNALMRYYLNNFVDGTKQDAIDLMQGHYIMSVSRDMTATSQKGGIEAIASFPLALGLILTGLFFATLSLGRVRNDVWNLLFSLIWASISLAIAALVKANGRMFCNRPRLHQSRR from the exons ATGATGGAGAAGGGAGATTCTTCACAGAAACTGTATAAACGGATGCGACTTTGGGAATTTCCAGACCAATATGTTGTTGAGCCTACTGATGGATCCTCTGGTTCATGTTTGGAAATCAGTCGTGTGGATGGGTCGATGAAACTAATAG aTGAGATACCACATTGCAGTTCACTTCGTGTTCCCAAAATTCGGATAATTTTTGGAGTTATTGGGATATTAAAGCTTTTGGCAG GATCATATTTATTGGTCATAACAGAACGTGAAAGTGTTGGCTCTTATATGGGACACCCTATCTTTAAAGTTTCATCAATGAAGGTTTTCCCTTGTGATCATTCTCTCAAGAACACTCCTGTTGAACAG AAAAAAATGGAAGCTGAGTTTTCTGCCCTGCTAAATGTAGCAGAAAAGACTCCTGGTCTGTACTTTTCTTATGATGTCAATATAACATTGAG TGCTCAGCGATTGCATGATTTGGGTGATGAATCCAAGTTGCTTCCTCTATGGAGACAA GCAGACCCTCGGTTTCTTTGGAACAACTATATGATGGAAGTGCTAATAGATCACAAG CTCGACCCCTTCCTGCTTCCAGTTGTCCAAGGCA GTTTTCACAACTTTCAAGCAGCAATTGGGAAAGACATTGTTGATGTTACACTGATTGCAAGGAGGTGTAATAGGAGAACTG GCACTCGAATGTGGAGAAGAGGTGCTGATACTGATGGATTTGTTGCAAATTTTGTGGAAAGCGAGCAAATTATACAGCTGAATGGATGTACTGCATCATTTGTTCAG GTCAGAGGATCAATCCCACTACTGTGGGATCAGATTGTTGATTTGACATATAAACCTAAGTTTGAGATTGTGAGACTTGAAGAAGCA CCTAGAGTAGCTGAGAGACACTTTTTGGACCTCAGAAAGAAATACGGAAATGTTCTATCAGTTGATCTTGTCAACAAG CATGGAGGAGAAGGGCGTTTGAATGAAAAGTTTGCCAATGCAATGCAGCATGTTGATGGTGATGATGTAAG ATACTTGCACTTCGATTTTCACCATATATGCGGGCATGTTCATTTTGAGCGGCTTTCTATCCTTTATGATCAAATTGAGGATTTCTTCATAAAGAATAG GTACTTTTTGTTGAATGAGAAAGATGAAAAAGTTGAGGTGCAACTTGGAGTTGTGAGGACCAACTGCATTGATTGCTTAGACCGAACAAATGTCACCCAG AGCATGCTTGGTCGCAGAATGTTGGAATTCCAACTCAGAAGACTTGGTATTTTTGATGCTGATGAAACTATAAGCACACACTCCAACCTTGATGAGAGCTTCAAAATAT TGTGGGCCAACCATGGGGATGATATAAGCATACAGTATTCTGGTACTCCAGCCCTAAAGGGAGATTTTGTCAG ATTTGGTAAGAGAACAGTCCAAGGAATAGTCAATGATGGTCGCAATGCCCTAATGCGATACTACTTGAACAACTTTGTTGATGGCACAAAACAG GATGCAATCGATCTAATGCAAGGACATTACATTATGTCTGTCTCCCGAGATATGACGGCGACATCGCAGAAAGGAGGAATTGAGGCTATAGCT TCATTTCCTCTTGCCTTGGGACTGATTTTGACTGGCCTATTTTTTGCTACCTTGTCACTGGGGAGAG TTCGGAATGATGTTTGGAACCTATTATTTTCACTGATTTGGGCAAGCATAAGTTTGGCCATAGCTGCACTTGTGAAGGCCAATGGTCGCATGTTCTGTAACAGGCCTCGCCTGCACCAGTCAAGGCGTTAA